The sequence below is a genomic window from Anaerocolumna chitinilytica.
TTTCACTCCCCCTGATTATATACGCGTGCTAAAGCACGCAGATGGGAGCCAAATATGAATTATAAAAGATTAGACGAGGATGATTTAACAATTATCCGAAGTATTATAAAAGAGGAAGAACGAATTCTATATGCCGAGGAGATTAATGAAGAGTATAGTCATGATGAATTAAGTGATACTGTCAGTTACCCGGACGTTGTGGTGAAGGTAATATCCACAGATGAGGTCTCTGAGATTATGAAATATGCCTATGAGAACAATATACCGGTTACCCCAAGAGGCTCGGGTACCGGCTTAGTAGGAGCTTCTGTATCAATTGAGCACGGCATCATGTTGGATACAAGCCTGATGAACCGTTTTCTGGAGCTGGACGAAAATAACCTTACCATTACTGTAGAGCCGGGAGTTCTGTTAATGGAACTGTCCGCCTACGTTCAGGACAGAGATTTATTCTATCCTCCGGATCCGGGTGAAAAATCTGCGACCATCGGCGGAAATATCAGTACCAATGCCGGTGGTATGAGAGCTGTGAAATACGGTGTTACCAGAGATTATGTAAGAGGACTTGAAGTAGTTCTGCCAGATGGAAAGGTTGTGGAATTCGGCGGTAAAGTGGTGAAGAACAGTACCGGATATGCTATGAAGGATTTAATGGTAGGTTCTGAAGGAACTCTGGGCATTATTACAAAAGCAACTTTAAAGCTCCTTCCCTTACCCAAAAAAGCTATCAGCCTTCTGATTCCTTTTCCGACCCTGGAAAAAGCTATACGTACAGTACCTTTTATCATTAAATCCAAATCTATTCCGACAGCAATTGAATTTATGCAAAGAGAAGTAATACTGGATGCCGAAAAATATCTGGGTAAGAAGTTCCCGGATAATAGTGCAGATGCATATCTCTTGCTTAAATTTGACGGCAATTCCACTGAAGAGATTGAGAAAGATTATGCCAATGTAGCTCAAATTTGTCTTGAGCAGGGAGCAATCGACATTCTAATATCTGACACCAATGAAAGAGAAGAGTCTATATGGAAAGCAAGAGGGGCTTTTTTGGAAGCTATCAAGGGCTCAACTACTTATATGGATGAAGTTGATGTGGTTGTTCCGAGAGGTTCCGTTAATGAGATGGTAGAATATATTCATGGATTATACAAGGAAGTAGATATCCGAATCAAGAGCTTTGGTCATGCAGGAGATGGTAACCTTCACGCCTATATACTTAAGGATGATTTAAATCAGGAGGAATGGGAAGAAAAGATGAAGGCAGCTATGGATAAAATATACGGAAAGGCCAGAGAATTGAGCGGACAGGTATCCGGTGAGCATGGTATTGGCTATGCAAAAAAATCTTATCTTATGGAATCTATGGATCCTGCAACTGTAGAGATAATGAGGGGAATCAAAAGAGCTTTTGACCCTAAGAATATTCTAAATCCTCATAAAGTTTGTCAGATATAAAAGGCTGATAAGCTTACTCACTTAAAGGACAGTAAAAATGGTTAAAACCGTTGATACTGTCCTTTTACAGTTTATTTTCTGAAAAAGCAATTTAATTATTGAAATTGTATAATATAGAACATATAATATAAATTACGTTATATAAAGTGCATAATGCCAATCATGTCACCTACTGTCAGGACATAATTTATTTTCTTTTATTTTACATTTTTGTCATAACTCCTTATACTAAAATTATTAAAGAAGCAGCCAGAGCAATTGAAAATTTTATAAGGAATGGATGCGGGGAATAACAAGCACAAAAGAAAAGGTACCAGTATAAATACTGGGAAGGTAACAACGGATAAGAAAGTGGAGGATACCTTGATGGAACAGTCAAGTTCAGGTACAGATATGTTTTTATCACATAACTCAGATTATACGAATAAAGATAGTCTGAAAGGCAATGAATCCAAGACGAATGAGATGAAGACAGTAACAGAGCGGATTTATTCAGGAATCGAAGAGGTTGATGTAAATCTTCAGGATGTTGTGGAATCCTTTGTAGAAGCTTCATCGAAGGCAGAAGAGGGAATGCAGGTTATAAATACCGGAGTCAGCCAAATGACTACCATCCGCGGAAATTTTAACTCCGTTGTTCATGCAATTGATAAGCTGGCATCAAAATCTGGTGAAATAAAAAATATTGTTGAAATGATTACAAGAATAGCAAGGATGACCAACCTTTTAGCCTTAAATGCTTCCATAGAAGCCGCAAGAGCCGGGGAACAGGGAAGAGGGTTTACCGTGGTTGCTAACGAAGTGCGAAAATTAGCGGAACAATCTTCCGAAGCAGCAAAAGATATTGGTGCATTAATCAATGCAATCGAGGAGGAGATTCAACAGACAGCTGAAACCATACAAAATGTAAATAAAGATGTAGAATACGGAGAGGCTGTTATCGCAGATGCCGGCAAAACTTTTAATGGAATATTCTTAAACATTGAAAATGTGTCCGATAAGATCATGAATGTATCAGCTGCAATGGAAGAAGTGTTTTCAGCAGCACAGCTTCTTATTAATGATAAAAACAGCTAGACTGGAGCAGCGGGTGTATGTTCTTTCGAATATACACCCGCATTTATATTATGGTCTTGTTTATATATGGCGTTTTATATAAAATAATTATATAAAATAAGAAGGCATATATATGATAATGGAAACATTTATATTTATTTCATGATGAAAGAGTTTACTTTTAAAGGAGGATATACAATATGAAGATGGAGTTTCCGGTAGAAGAAGCAGTCAGAGCACGATACAGTGTCAGAAGTTACGAAGAACGTCTGCTTTCTGAGAAGGAAAAAAGTCAACTTAAAGCTTACTCAGAAACAGTATCCAATCCCTTTTCCGTTCAGGTTTCCTTTCACCTGTTGGAATCTAAGAATGCAGTAAATGGAGATAAGTTAGGCACTTACGGTATGATAAAAGGAGCGAAAGATTATATCGGAGCAACCGTAGCAGACGAGAAACTGGCGTTGGAAGCTTTAGGTTATTCCTTTGAAAAATTAATTCTTTATGCTGCCTCAAAGGGGATTGGAACCTGCTGGCTGGGTGGTACGTTTAAACGCAGTCAGTTTGCTCTTGCAATGGAGATAAAGGAAAATGAGCTTTTTCCTGCTATTACTCCCATAGGGTACCCTTTAAAGAAAAAGCGTTTAACAGAGTCAATTGTTCGAAAAGTAGTAAAAGCAGACCAGCGAAAAGACTGGAATGAACTCTTTTTTAAAGATGATTTTTCCCATCCCCTTACGAAAGCAGAAGCAGGTGAATTTGAATTCCCTCTGGAAATGCTGCGTCTTGCACCTTCTGCCAGCAATAAACAGCCCTGGAGGATTGTGCAAAAAGACAACACTTACCACTTTTATGAAGCGAGGACACCAGGATACAGTGAGAAGCTTGCCCTTGATATCCAGCGAGTGGATATTGGTATCGCAGCCTGTCATTTTCATTTGGCAGTTTTAGAAAAGGGTATAGCAGGAAGGTTTGAGAAGCTTACAAATCCTGAAATACAACTTCCGGAGAATATGTATTATATCTTTTCCTTTTTAGCTCAATAAGGAGCAGATACCATAATTAAGAAATGGTTATTTTTGTTGAAATGAATCATATATTTATCTAAAATAATAAATCGAGGAAAACATGATTATACATGTTGTTCAAGCCGGAGAAACGATTTATACAATAGCTGCATATTATAATGTTGATGTGACAAGACTGGTAGAGGAAAACGGGCTGGTAAACCCTGAGAATCTGGTTGTAGGGCAGACTATTGTTATTGCATATCCTGAGCAGGTTTATATCGGACAGGAAGGAGATACCCTTGATAGTATATCACAGGCTTTTGGCGTTACAAGGATGCAGCTGCTTCGGAATAATCCTTTTCTATTCGACAGAAATATTGTTTATCAGGGAGAAACGATAGTAATTAGTTATGAAACCCAGGATAGTGTATCTATTAATGCATATGCGTATCCGTTTATCGATAAAAAAACTCTCAGGAAGACATTGCCTTATTTGACTTTTTTAACGATTTTTAATTATCAAGCAATGGAAAATGGTGATATAGTTGGACAGGATGATACAGAGATTATCGCTGCTGCAAGAGAATATGGAGTTGCGCCACTTATGTCATTGTCCACCTTATCCTATCAGGGAAGAAGCAATATTGAGGCAACTAATAATATTCTTTATAATACAGATATTATGGAACGGCATATTGGTAATATATTAACTATTCTAAGAGAGAAAGAATTTTATGGTCTCAATGTTTCTTTGATAAATCTTAATTCACAGAACAAACCGGCATATGAAAATTTTATGACAATACTCTCCAGGCGTTTAAAGGCAGAAGGTTTTTTACTTTTTATTAGTATAACACCCAGAATCATGGTAAGCTCGACTGAAATATCTTTTGAGCAATTAGATTATACGGAATTAGGAAGAATAGCAGATTATCTGCAGATAATATCATATGGATGGGGTTCCTTAGCAGCTCCTCCTTCTCCTTCTTCCCCTGTTTTTCTTACACGGATGTTACTTCAAAATGCAGTTATTATGATTCCTTCAGAGAAAATATTTTCGGGAATTTCAGTTATCGGTTATGATTGGCAAAGTCCATATGTGCTGGGTATATCAAGAGCCAACGCCCTGACCACGGATGCGGCTATAGGATTAGCACTGGAAACAAATTCTATTATTATGTTTGAAGAAAATTCGCAGACACCTTACTTTGAATATACTGTTGAAATTTCAGGAAGGCCTTACAGGCATATTGTCTGGTTTAAAGATGCAAGAAGTATAGATGCGCTAATTAAGCTTGTACCGGAATATGAACTACAAGGTTCAGCTATATGGAATATCATGAGCTATTTTGCCCAGATGTGGCTGGTAATTAATTCTCAGTATAATATAAACAAGGTATTACCTGAAATTTAAACAGTTATAATATACAGTAATTTAAACCTTATTTTCAGATTGTTCAAGCTGTAAAACCCACAGAATGAAACAACATAAGAGCTAAACGGCAATTTTATTTGCTTTATAACCATTCTGACCTATGAGAAAAATTTATAATTAGGAGCGTGATTAAATGACAAAAAATGAAGTACTCAAGATACTTTCAGATTTAGGCAATGAGAAACGAAAAGAGATGTATAGGAAGAAGGGAGCCGGCGATAACACTTATGGTGTTTTAATGGGAGAATTAAGGAAGCTGGCAAAACAGCTTGGGCCAAATCAGGAGCTGGCATTAGAATTATGGCAAAGTGAAAATACCGATGCCAGGTGGCTTGCCTGTATGATATTTGAGGGGAAGAAGCTGACACCGGATGAAGTGAAAAGTATGGTTTCTGAGTTGACATATGCAGATTTGATTGATAAGTTCATTGGTGAGGTTGTTTGTGACCTAAGTTATGCGGATGAACTTGCGAAAGAATGGTCTGCTTCAGATAGAGACAATCTTGGACGAGCCGGCTGGGATATCATTGCTTATAAAATTTCAGAAGGTAAATTAAAAGAGGAGGTACTGGAAGAACTTCTTGCAATCCTTGAAGCCGGTTTACAAACTGCCCCTGAAGCTAAGCAATGGGCAATGAATCATGCTCTTTGTGAAATCGGGATATGTTATCCGAAGTATACAAAGAGGTGCATTACACTTGGTGAAACCCTAGCAGTCTACAAGGAGATGAAAGTGGCAAAAGGCTGTACCTCAGCTTATGCTCCAGAATGGATTGCTGCCGGTCTCAGGAAAAGAAAGAACTAGATTAATCCTGTAATTATAACACCCTTATATCGGTAATTTTATAACCTGATTTCATATATTATAAATAATTAAATATTAACTATAATACTTAATTATTTTTTATTGATATCGGGGGATAAGAATGTTATGAAGAGAGTGTTAGTAATCGGAGCGAATAGTTATATAGGTAAGAAGTTCTGTGAATATATACATTCACTGAATCAAGAGTTTATTGAGGTTGATATGGTGAGTGCTTCAAATGGAGCTTGGGAAAGTGTAGATTTATCTTTATATGATACGGTATTACATTTGTCTGCAATTGTATATGAAAAAGAAAATGAAAGAACAAAAGAGCTCTATGAAAAAGTAAATCATAGGCTTCCTGTACGAATTGCATATAAAGCTAGGGAAAATCATGTGAAGCAGTTTGTTTTCATGAGTTCTGCCGCTGTGTACGGAGAAATTAACGGCTGTATAACAAAGGAAACGATACCTGTGCCCTCAACACTTTATGGTAAGACAAAATTAGCAGCTGAGAAGGAGCTTGTTAAGTTAGAGAGCACAGAATTTAAAATAGTAATTATCCGAGCACCTATGGTGTATGGTGACGGCTGTAAGGGGAATTACCAGAAACTAAGTAAAATTGCCAGGTTTACACCTGTCTTTCCTGATTATCATAATAAAAGGAGCATGATACATGTAGATCGGTTATGCAGTTGTATTATAGAGCTGGTTCTAAAGGAAGCACAAGGCTGTTATTTTTTACAGGATGATAATTATGCAGATACCTGTGAATTAGTCGTTGGGATAAGAAAGAAACTTGGTAAGAAAACTTACCTCACGAAAGCCTTTAATCCGTTGATAGTGCATTTAAAAAATAGATTGAACCTATTCAATAAGATATTTGGTGATATGTACTATTTAGGCTAAAATAATCCAACATCAAATATCAGTTTAAGTTGTACATTAACCTTTTATTCTTGGTATAGCAGAAGTTAACTGAGTCATAGTAATTGAAGTTAGTTTTGTAATATCATTATTGTTGATTTTGTAACTGGCGGTATCTTTTCTCTCTACCTTATTGGATACAGGCAATAAATCTGCTATATGCAAGTCAATAATTGCTGCAGGTTTTATACCCGTTCTTTTTTCTAAGTCACCTTCAAGCTTCCCATTTCCTGCGTCAGCTCCGCCACTTATCGAAATAAAAGCATAGTTGGCGGGGTGACTTTTGAGATGTCTCAGGTATGAGCGAAGAGGAGCTGCCACTTGCCCCATCCATACTGGTCCAAGGAAGAGTAGTAGGTCATAGCCATTCAATTCTTCAGGTGTCGGCTGTACCCGAGGTATTCTTTTAAAGAGCATATCCAGAATTATAATTCCCATAGTGCGTGGTTTGGGTTCGGATACTTTAATGTGTTCAGCGGACAATTCCTGTGCAATACTGCATGCTAAAGACTCATTGTTGCCGGTAAAGGAATATGAAATAACTTTAATGTTCATGTGAAAACCTCCAAAATTTATTATTATTTATTTATCTGTGCCTTGTTAAGTGCGTTTTCCAACCCTTTAAGATATGCTTTGGAAGTAAGAGTTGCACCGCTTATAGCATCAACCTGCAGAGATTGTGTCTGAATCACTCTCCCAAACAATTCTTCTGTAAACTCAGTCGGCCGTTTCTCCGTTTGTTCCAGTAACTTGATGTTTACTACCTTGCCGGAGGCTATCGTTACCTGGACTTTATTAGCCCGCCATTTATACATGCCGCCTTCATAGTCACCGACAAAAGTGCCATCCTTAAGCTGACTGAAGTCGATGCTGTCGATAGGGAGGTTCTTGGCTTCCCGCCGTTCACTTGCTGTAAAAAAGAATCCACCTGCCAAACTTGCCGTTATCAGTAAAATGATTACAACAATGGCTATTTGTATTTTAAATTTTCTTTTTGATTTCATAGGGATATTCCTTTCTCCATTATATTACTTATGGGAATTGTCCAATAATCCATCCATTATAAAGTCTGCCATATAATCCAAAAGCTGGGGGAAGTACTGGATTCCGATTTCCTCCTTATGAGTATCAAGATTAATCAGTGCAGTAAAAAAAGCCATAATAAGATTACAATCAATATCATTTCTCATCTTTCCGTTTTTCTGCCATGTTCTAATCAATTCAATAAAATCATCATATAAAAAATTAACACTTTGTACTCCGTTTTCTTCACGGTAAAGCTGTTCTATTTTTCCAAAGGTATCTGTGTTATACCATTGTTTCAAGATAGGATTGGCTTTCATGCCGCTTATGTTTAACTCCATTAACCGTTTAATTAATTTTGACGGAGTTTCATTAAAATCTACAGATGTCATAATGTTTTTTTTAAGCTGTTCATTTTCCGCCATGAAAATATCTAGAAATAGCTTCTCCTTAGAAGAGTAATAGTTATAAAATGTGCCTACGGCTATCCCGGATAATTTCGTGATATCAGAAACATTAGTATCTTTAAAACCTTTTGAGCTGAATAGTTCTTTACCGCAACGAAATATTTCTGCCTTTTTATCTTCCAATATATTTTTCCTCCTTTATATTAATGTGTATACTAATTATATGAATGAATAATAAAATATTCATTCATATAATAACAGGAGTAGCTCAAATTGTCAACCTTAAGAAGTTGTAAAAGTAAAATATTGTTTTATAACCTTATATTATGATATGATTAACTTGACATGTACCTACTATGACAAACAGGAAAATGCGGTTATAGAAGAGAGTATACACAAGCGCTTAGTTTTATTGATTAAATAGATTTTTGATTTAGTAGGGGAAGAATACAGCAAGTGTAATACTGTATTCTTCCCTTTCTTTATTGTCAGGAGTGAAATTATACTAATTATAAAAAGAAACTTAAACGGCAAGACCAGAAAGTGCATTTGCTATCAAATCTTTTACAAATTCTGTGTTCACGGTTTCACCTGTTATCAGCAGGCGGTAGAAAAGCGGAGCGAACATGATATCAATACATAATTCTATGTCCAATTCCTTTTTCAATTCTCCTCTTTGCACCCCGCGTTCAAAGATATGCTGTGAAATAAGTCTTCTGGGATTAAAGTATCTGTTACGGTACTCTTGTGCAATATTAGGATCAAATTGGCCTTCAGCAATCAGTTCAGTAATTACCTTCCCCTTAGAGCTGGTAAGAAAGGAAGCTAAGTTATTGACTTGGATGAAAAGATCATCTTTTATTGAGCCGGTATCAGGTACTTGGAGCATAGTTTCAGTGGCGGCGAAAAAGCCGTCTAGTACGACAGAGGCTTTGTTGGGCCACCATTTATATATAGTAGCTTTACTTACTCCGGCTCTATCTGCAATACCTTCAACGGTAATAGTTTTAAAACCGTTCTCTAATAATAACTCATAAGCAGCTGTAAGTATTGAATTCTTCGTTTCTTCGCTTCGTGGACGCCCAATTTTTTTATCCATATAAATCTCCTTCTTGCTTATTAGTAAGCCATATATAAACGATACGTATATTATACTATATTTTAATTCATAAAAAAAGTATTGACAAAACTAAACGCATCGTTTATTATATAAACATAAACTAAACGTTCAGTATATTAAATAAATCTTGAATGGAGGATATTATATGAATACAAATTTATCTGTAGAAAAAAAATTACCCCGCTGGCTAATATTTTTGTTAGCAAGTTCCTGCGGACTAATTGTTGCTAATCTCTATTATGCTCAACCCCTGGTGGGACCTATCAGTGC
It includes:
- a CDS encoding LysM peptidoglycan-binding domain-containing protein, with the translated sequence MIIHVVQAGETIYTIAAYYNVDVTRLVEENGLVNPENLVVGQTIVIAYPEQVYIGQEGDTLDSISQAFGVTRMQLLRNNPFLFDRNIVYQGETIVISYETQDSVSINAYAYPFIDKKTLRKTLPYLTFLTIFNYQAMENGDIVGQDDTEIIAAAREYGVAPLMSLSTLSYQGRSNIEATNNILYNTDIMERHIGNILTILREKEFYGLNVSLINLNSQNKPAYENFMTILSRRLKAEGFLLFISITPRIMVSSTEISFEQLDYTELGRIADYLQIISYGWGSLAAPPSPSSPVFLTRMLLQNAVIMIPSEKIFSGISVIGYDWQSPYVLGISRANALTTDAAIGLALETNSIIMFEENSQTPYFEYTVEISGRPYRHIVWFKDARSIDALIKLVPEYELQGSAIWNIMSYFAQMWLVINSQYNINKVLPEI
- a CDS encoding NAD-dependent epimerase/dehydratase family protein, with protein sequence MKRVLVIGANSYIGKKFCEYIHSLNQEFIEVDMVSASNGAWESVDLSLYDTVLHLSAIVYEKENERTKELYEKVNHRLPVRIAYKARENHVKQFVFMSSAAVYGEINGCITKETIPVPSTLYGKTKLAAEKELVKLESTEFKIVIIRAPMVYGDGCKGNYQKLSKIARFTPVFPDYHNKRSMIHVDRLCSCIIELVLKEAQGCYFLQDDNYADTCELVVGIRKKLGKKTYLTKAFNPLIVHLKNRLNLFNKIFGDMYYLG
- a CDS encoding TetR/AcrR family transcriptional regulator, whose amino-acid sequence is MEDKKAEIFRCGKELFSSKGFKDTNVSDITKLSGIAVGTFYNYYSSKEKLFLDIFMAENEQLKKNIMTSVDFNETPSKLIKRLMELNISGMKANPILKQWYNTDTFGKIEQLYREENGVQSVNFLYDDFIELIRTWQKNGKMRNDIDCNLIMAFFTALINLDTHKEEIGIQYFPQLLDYMADFIMDGLLDNSHK
- a CDS encoding TetR/AcrR family transcriptional regulator — encoded protein: MDKKIGRPRSEETKNSILTAAYELLLENGFKTITVEGIADRAGVSKATIYKWWPNKASVVLDGFFAATETMLQVPDTGSIKDDLFIQVNNLASFLTSSKGKVITELIAEGQFDPNIAQEYRNRYFNPRRLISQHIFERGVQRGELKKELDIELCIDIMFAPLFYRLLITGETVNTEFVKDLIANALSGLAV
- a CDS encoding FAD-binding oxidoreductase, producing MNYKRLDEDDLTIIRSIIKEEERILYAEEINEEYSHDELSDTVSYPDVVVKVISTDEVSEIMKYAYENNIPVTPRGSGTGLVGASVSIEHGIMLDTSLMNRFLELDENNLTITVEPGVLLMELSAYVQDRDLFYPPDPGEKSATIGGNISTNAGGMRAVKYGVTRDYVRGLEVVLPDGKVVEFGGKVVKNSTGYAMKDLMVGSEGTLGIITKATLKLLPLPKKAISLLIPFPTLEKAIRTVPFIIKSKSIPTAIEFMQREVILDAEKYLGKKFPDNSADAYLLLKFDGNSTEEIEKDYANVAQICLEQGAIDILISDTNEREESIWKARGAFLEAIKGSTTYMDEVDVVVPRGSVNEMVEYIHGLYKEVDIRIKSFGHAGDGNLHAYILKDDLNQEEWEEKMKAAMDKIYGKARELSGQVSGEHGIGYAKKSYLMESMDPATVEIMRGIKRAFDPKNILNPHKVCQI
- a CDS encoding DNA alkylation repair protein; protein product: MTKNEVLKILSDLGNEKRKEMYRKKGAGDNTYGVLMGELRKLAKQLGPNQELALELWQSENTDARWLACMIFEGKKLTPDEVKSMVSELTYADLIDKFIGEVVCDLSYADELAKEWSASDRDNLGRAGWDIIAYKISEGKLKEEVLEELLAILEAGLQTAPEAKQWAMNHALCEIGICYPKYTKRCITLGETLAVYKEMKVAKGCTSAYAPEWIAAGLRKRKN
- a CDS encoding flavodoxin family protein, whose amino-acid sequence is MNIKVISYSFTGNNESLACSIAQELSAEHIKVSEPKPRTMGIIILDMLFKRIPRVQPTPEELNGYDLLLFLGPVWMGQVAAPLRSYLRHLKSHPANYAFISISGGADAGNGKLEGDLEKRTGIKPAAIIDLHIADLLPVSNKVERKDTASYKINNNDITKLTSITMTQLTSAIPRIKG
- a CDS encoding methyl-accepting chemotaxis protein codes for the protein MEQSSSGTDMFLSHNSDYTNKDSLKGNESKTNEMKTVTERIYSGIEEVDVNLQDVVESFVEASSKAEEGMQVINTGVSQMTTIRGNFNSVVHAIDKLASKSGEIKNIVEMITRIARMTNLLALNASIEAARAGEQGRGFTVVANEVRKLAEQSSEAAKDIGALINAIEEEIQQTAETIQNVNKDVEYGEAVIADAGKTFNGIFLNIENVSDKIMNVSAAMEEVFSAAQLLINDKNS
- a CDS encoding nitroreductase family protein, whose translation is MKMEFPVEEAVRARYSVRSYEERLLSEKEKSQLKAYSETVSNPFSVQVSFHLLESKNAVNGDKLGTYGMIKGAKDYIGATVADEKLALEALGYSFEKLILYAASKGIGTCWLGGTFKRSQFALAMEIKENELFPAITPIGYPLKKKRLTESIVRKVVKADQRKDWNELFFKDDFSHPLTKAEAGEFEFPLEMLRLAPSASNKQPWRIVQKDNTYHFYEARTPGYSEKLALDIQRVDIGIAACHFHLAVLEKGIAGRFEKLTNPEIQLPENMYYIFSFLAQ
- a CDS encoding FMN-binding protein, whose amino-acid sequence is MKSKRKFKIQIAIVVIILLITASLAGGFFFTASERREAKNLPIDSIDFSQLKDGTFVGDYEGGMYKWRANKVQVTIASGKVVNIKLLEQTEKRPTEFTEELFGRVIQTQSLQVDAISGATLTSKAYLKGLENALNKAQINK